Proteins from a genomic interval of Solidesulfovibrio sp.:
- a CDS encoding GAF domain-containing protein: protein MTVTPFYDQLLAIVGNVFDAYSAVLFLPEAGGEVCRAAAAFSLGDALDREVAITPGMGLVGWIIRESKPLLISNFDRRRGVLGYYRGGEEERIRAFMGYPVPETGGALCLDSRKTYTFGDKDLKILSQFAALAGSHLARSREVETSLYEHRFYQCLGLIASLHRKHPKWEAFRQGLLELLAATTGYRYCLLAVRDESGRSYYLEGANESPFHGGREATMRFTVGQGLVGWVFKNQTPVYSGEKDEVGATGLPLFGLDIAAAECKSVLCLPIRFSRKTRGVLTLADPRPLPVTEELKTFVAMVAENLALFLENLHLRTRLALPSA from the coding sequence GGCAACGTTTTCGACGCCTATTCCGCCGTGCTGTTCCTGCCGGAGGCGGGCGGCGAGGTCTGCCGGGCCGCGGCCGCCTTCAGCCTGGGCGACGCCCTGGACCGCGAGGTGGCCATCACCCCGGGCATGGGGCTCGTCGGCTGGATCATCCGCGAGTCCAAGCCGCTTCTGATCAGCAACTTCGACCGGCGTCGGGGGGTCCTGGGCTACTACCGGGGCGGCGAGGAGGAGCGCATCCGGGCCTTTATGGGCTATCCCGTGCCCGAGACCGGCGGGGCGCTGTGCCTGGACAGCCGCAAGACCTATACCTTTGGCGATAAGGACCTGAAAATCCTCTCCCAGTTCGCCGCCCTGGCCGGCAGCCACCTGGCCCGGTCCCGGGAGGTGGAAACGAGCCTCTACGAACACCGCTTCTACCAGTGTCTGGGCCTCATCGCCAGCCTCCACCGCAAACACCCCAAATGGGAAGCCTTCCGCCAGGGATTGCTGGAGCTTCTGGCCGCCACCACCGGCTACCGCTATTGCCTTTTGGCCGTGCGCGACGAATCGGGCCGCTCCTACTACCTGGAAGGGGCCAACGAAAGCCCGTTTCACGGCGGCCGCGAGGCGACCATGCGCTTCACCGTGGGCCAGGGGCTGGTCGGCTGGGTGTTCAAGAACCAGACCCCGGTCTATTCCGGCGAAAAAGACGAGGTCGGGGCCACGGGCCTGCCCCTTTTCGGCCTGGATATCGCGGCGGCCGAATGCAAGAGCGTCCTGTGCCTGCCCATCCGCTTTTCCCGCAAGACCCGGGGCGTGCTCACCCTGGCCGATCCCAGGCCCTTGCCCGTGACCGAGGAGCTCAAGACCTTCGTGGCCATGGTGGCCGAGAACCTTGCGCTTTTCCTGGAAAACCTGCATCTGCGCACCCGGTTGGCCCTGCCTTCGGCATAG
- a CDS encoding rod shape-determining protein, whose protein sequence is MFFSKFFRFLGKDLAMDLGTANTLLYTPTDGIVLNEPSVVAIDTRTGELIAVGSEAKEFLGRTPERIRAIRPMKDGVIADFEVTRAMIAFFIRKVLAGFRFAKPKIVICVPTGITQVEKRAVVESAQMAGARDVKLVEEPMAAAIGAGLPIEKPSGNMVVDIGGGTTEVAVVSLSAIAYAESVRVAGDELNETIQRFVQDEFQILIGENMAEEIKIRIGSAMPLPEQLSMEVAGKSLIDGTPTTVTVTDTHVREAIKEPVNIIVNAVMKALEKTPPELVTDIARNGLLLAGGGALLQGLDARISQETNLSVLLDDAPLTTVVRGTGRAMEDRLRYRDVFIN, encoded by the coding sequence ATGTTTTTCAGCAAATTCTTCCGGTTTCTCGGGAAAGATCTGGCCATGGACCTGGGCACGGCCAATACCTTGCTCTATACCCCCACCGACGGCATCGTGCTCAACGAGCCCTCGGTCGTGGCCATCGACACCCGCACCGGCGAGCTGATCGCCGTCGGCTCCGAGGCCAAGGAGTTCCTGGGCCGCACCCCCGAGCGCATCCGGGCCATCCGGCCCATGAAGGACGGCGTCATCGCCGACTTCGAGGTGACCCGGGCCATGATCGCCTTTTTCATCCGCAAGGTCCTGGCCGGGTTCCGCTTCGCCAAGCCGAAAATCGTCATTTGCGTGCCCACGGGCATCACGCAAGTGGAGAAGCGGGCCGTGGTCGAGTCGGCGCAGATGGCCGGCGCCCGCGACGTCAAGCTGGTGGAGGAGCCCATGGCCGCGGCCATCGGCGCGGGCCTGCCCATCGAGAAGCCCTCGGGCAACATGGTGGTGGACATCGGCGGCGGCACCACCGAGGTGGCCGTGGTCTCCCTGTCGGCCATCGCCTACGCCGAGTCCGTGCGCGTGGCCGGCGACGAGCTCAACGAGACCATCCAGCGCTTCGTCCAGGACGAATTCCAGATCCTGATCGGCGAGAACATGGCCGAGGAGATCAAGATCCGCATCGGCTCGGCCATGCCCCTGCCCGAACAGCTCAGCATGGAAGTGGCCGGCAAGTCGCTCATCGACGGCACGCCGACCACGGTCACGGTCACCGACACCCATGTCCGCGAGGCCATCAAGGAACCCGTCAACATCATTGTCAATGCCGTCATGAAGGCCCTGGAGAAAACCCCGCCCGAACTGGTCACGGACATCGCCCGAAACGGCCTGCTCCTGGCCGGCGGCGGAGCGCTGCTCCAGGGCCTCGACGCCCGCATCAGCCAGGAGACCAACCTGTCGGTGCTGCTCGACGACGCGCCGCTGACCACCGTCGTGCGCGGCACGGGCCGGGCCATGGAAGACCGCCTGCGCTACCGCGACGTCTTCATCAATTAG
- a CDS encoding inositol monophosphatase family protein, protein MPIDIPSVLAGALAAVDASDARIREDFAAPREVRHKGRIDLVTATDLAVEALLTERLAPLVPGAAFLAEETTAATVLAGPTWIIDPLDGTTNFAHGFPFVCTSVALYDGQVPLLGIVSAPILGQRFHAVAGGGAFCNGAPMAVSAVADPVDALVGTGFPYAIAENLDEITADLRVMLAETQGIRRPGSAALDLAYVACGRLDAFYEMALNPWDVAAGVLLVAEAGGTVTGYRPRAPYRLGDFRVLASNGRLHEAMLGLLGEG, encoded by the coding sequence ATGCCCATCGACATCCCTTCCGTGCTGGCCGGCGCCCTGGCCGCCGTGGATGCGTCCGACGCGCGCATCCGCGAGGATTTCGCCGCGCCGCGCGAGGTGCGCCACAAGGGCCGCATCGACCTGGTCACGGCCACGGACCTGGCCGTGGAGGCCCTGCTCACGGAACGCCTGGCGCCGCTTGTGCCCGGCGCGGCCTTCCTGGCCGAGGAGACCACCGCAGCCACGGTCCTTGCCGGCCCGACCTGGATCATCGACCCCCTGGACGGCACCACCAATTTCGCCCACGGCTTTCCCTTCGTGTGCACGTCCGTGGCCCTCTACGACGGCCAGGTACCGCTTCTGGGCATCGTCAGCGCCCCCATCCTGGGACAGCGTTTCCATGCCGTGGCCGGCGGCGGGGCCTTTTGCAACGGCGCGCCCATGGCCGTTTCCGCCGTGGCCGACCCGGTCGACGCCCTGGTCGGCACGGGCTTTCCCTACGCCATCGCCGAAAACCTCGACGAAATCACGGCCGACCTGCGGGTGATGCTGGCCGAAACGCAGGGCATCCGCCGGCCGGGTTCGGCCGCCCTGGACCTGGCCTACGTGGCCTGCGGGCGCCTGGACGCCTTCTATGAAATGGCGCTCAACCCCTGGGATGTGGCCGCCGGGGTGCTGCTGGTGGCCGAGGCCGGCGGCACGGTCACGGGCTACCGGCCCCGGGCGCCGTACCGGCTGGGGGATTTCCGGGTCCTGGCCAGCAACGGCCGGCTGCACGAGGCCATGCTGGGCCTGCTCGGGGAAGGCTGA
- a CDS encoding NUDIX domain-containing protein, with protein MAKKRPAGPPPELVDIVDAADRRLLVMPLAEAHRQGLFHRSVMVLVYNDQGKLYLQKRGPQKSLYPNRFDLSATGHVRAGEARQEAAARELQEELGLAAASLTWLDAVPASEETAYEFVTLFSAGRPGQPPRPNPDEVAGGVFVDAAELAALVRDYRDLLTPAVVRFFERKALFPG; from the coding sequence ATGGCCAAAAAACGCCCCGCCGGCCCGCCGCCGGAACTGGTGGACATCGTGGACGCGGCCGACCGGCGCCTGCTCGTCATGCCCCTGGCCGAGGCCCACCGCCAGGGCCTTTTCCACCGCTCGGTCATGGTGCTGGTCTACAACGACCAGGGCAAGCTCTACCTGCAAAAACGCGGGCCGCAAAAAAGCCTCTACCCCAACCGGTTCGACCTGTCGGCCACGGGCCACGTCCGGGCCGGGGAGGCCCGCCAGGAGGCCGCCGCCCGGGAGCTCCAGGAGGAACTCGGACTGGCCGCCGCAAGCCTCACCTGGCTCGACGCCGTCCCGGCCAGCGAGGAGACGGCCTACGAGTTCGTCACGCTTTTTTCGGCCGGCCGCCCGGGCCAGCCGCCCCGCCCCAACCCCGACGAGGTGGCCGGCGGCGTCTTCGTGGACGCGGCGGAACTGGCCGCCCTGGTGCGCGACTACCGCGACCTGCTCACCCCGGCCGTGGTGCGGTTTTTCGAGCGCAAGGCCCTCTTTCCCGGCTGA
- the rimI gene encoding ribosomal protein S18-alanine N-acetyltransferase, protein MKIPPMGEPARLGLESAPALAAIEARCFPDPWDAAAFVAAFGRAPFAAYGLSGPGGEGLWAYATFHFLGDEFEVLNIAVDPARRGLGLATRLFVHVLQQTDKMGMYRGYLEVRAGNVPARRLYARQGFVEVGRRRRYYPDNGEDALVLVREIGPATAGAAGDGR, encoded by the coding sequence ATGAAAATCCCACCCATGGGCGAGCCCGCCCGGCTCGGGCTCGAAAGCGCCCCGGCCCTGGCCGCCATCGAGGCGCGCTGTTTCCCCGATCCCTGGGACGCGGCCGCCTTTGTCGCCGCCTTCGGCCGGGCGCCGTTTGCCGCCTACGGCCTGTCCGGCCCGGGGGGAGAGGGGCTTTGGGCCTACGCCACGTTCCATTTTCTGGGCGACGAGTTCGAAGTGCTCAACATCGCCGTGGACCCGGCCCGGCGGGGGCTTGGCCTGGCCACGCGGCTTTTTGTCCACGTCTTGCAACAAACGGACAAAATGGGCATGTACCGGGGGTACTTGGAAGTTCGCGCCGGCAATGTCCCGGCCAGGCGGCTGTATGCGCGCCAGGGATTCGTGGAAGTCGGCCGGCGCAGGCGCTACTATCCCGACAACGGGGAGGATGCCCTGGTCCTGGTCCGGGAGATTGGCCCGGCCACGGCGGGGGCGGCCGGAGACGGCCGCTGA
- a CDS encoding phosphoglycerate kinase yields the protein MALIRIDQIDVKGKKLLIRVDYNVPLKGDVITDDLRIRASLPTIEYALSQGCSLILCSHLGKAKGEPDPKYSLAPAAKRLSELLGREVKMAPDCLGEATKAMAAALGPGEILMLENLRFHPGETAGDPDFAKEVMSMAEVYVNDAFGTAHRPHASMVAFAKVARQCCAGFLLMKEWKFLGEAVQSPTRPFVAVSGGAKVSSKLGVLKNLLSKVDAMVIGGAMANTFLAAQGYKVGKSLIESDLFEAALGILKEARERGVGFYLPVDCIISMDADKPIAEMRPAGQVPFAAVPDGAVVLDIGPVTCGLYALVIEPARTVVWNGPMGAFENPAFAQGSYTVGHIVAGVRGLSIVGGGDTDVVVHQAGLADKMAFISTGGGASLEFLEGKELPAFAALAECQS from the coding sequence ATGGCACTCATCCGCATCGACCAGATCGACGTCAAGGGCAAGAAGCTGCTGATTCGCGTGGATTACAACGTGCCGCTTAAAGGGGACGTCATCACCGACGACCTGCGCATCCGGGCCAGCCTGCCGACCATCGAATACGCCCTGTCCCAGGGCTGTTCGCTCATCCTGTGCTCGCACCTGGGCAAGGCCAAGGGCGAACCCGATCCCAAGTATTCCCTGGCCCCGGCGGCCAAGCGCCTGTCCGAGTTGCTCGGCCGCGAGGTCAAGATGGCCCCGGACTGCCTGGGCGAGGCCACCAAGGCCATGGCCGCGGCGCTTGGGCCCGGCGAGATCCTCATGCTCGAAAACCTGCGCTTCCACCCCGGCGAGACCGCCGGCGACCCGGACTTCGCCAAGGAAGTCATGTCCATGGCCGAGGTCTACGTCAACGACGCCTTCGGCACGGCCCACCGGCCCCACGCCTCCATGGTGGCCTTCGCCAAGGTGGCCAGGCAGTGCTGCGCCGGCTTTTTGCTCATGAAGGAATGGAAGTTCCTGGGCGAGGCCGTGCAGTCGCCCACGCGGCCCTTCGTGGCCGTCTCCGGCGGGGCCAAGGTCTCCTCCAAGCTCGGGGTGCTCAAGAACCTGCTGTCCAAGGTCGACGCCATGGTCATCGGCGGGGCCATGGCCAATACCTTTCTGGCCGCCCAAGGCTACAAGGTGGGCAAGTCCCTGATCGAATCCGACCTGTTCGAGGCGGCCCTTGGCATCCTCAAGGAAGCCCGGGAGCGGGGCGTGGGCTTTTACCTGCCCGTGGACTGCATCATTTCCATGGACGCCGACAAGCCCATCGCCGAAATGCGCCCGGCCGGCCAGGTGCCCTTCGCCGCCGTGCCCGACGGGGCGGTCGTCCTCGACATTGGCCCCGTGACCTGCGGCCTGTATGCCCTGGTCATCGAGCCGGCCAGGACCGTGGTCTGGAACGGCCCCATGGGCGCCTTCGAGAACCCGGCCTTCGCCCAGGGCTCCTACACCGTGGGGCACATCGTGGCCGGGGTGCGGGGCCTGAGCATCGTCGGCGGTGGCGACACCGACGTGGTGGTGCACCAGGCCGGCCTGGCCGACAAGATGGCCTTTATCTCCACGGGCGGCGGGGCCTCCCTGGAATTCCTCGAAGGCAAGGAACTGCCGGCCTTCGCGGCCCTTGCGGAGTGCCAGTCATGA
- the tpiA gene encoding triose-phosphate isomerase yields the protein MKKLMAANWKMYKLAGEAGDTAAALRAALDGKLPADREVLVIPPFTALGPTRQALAGAAGFALGAQNFYPSRQGAFTGEIAPDMLLDAGCRYALAGHSERRHILGEDDAVVGRKVAFGLAAGLSMILCVGEKIEERQAGEVEAVVSRQLEAGLAGVPTDVSAETLAIAYEPVWAIGTGLTAGPAEVAEAHAVVRARLVARFGPENGAKIRILYGGSVKPGNAGEILGIDNVDGVLVGGASLEAESFAAIVTA from the coding sequence ATGAAAAAGCTCATGGCCGCCAACTGGAAGATGTACAAGCTGGCCGGCGAGGCCGGGGACACGGCCGCCGCCTTGCGGGCCGCCCTGGACGGCAAGCTGCCGGCCGACCGCGAAGTGCTCGTCATCCCGCCCTTCACGGCCCTTGGCCCGACGCGGCAAGCCCTGGCCGGCGCGGCCGGCTTCGCCCTGGGCGCCCAGAACTTCTATCCGTCCAGGCAGGGCGCCTTCACCGGCGAGATCGCGCCGGACATGCTCCTGGACGCCGGCTGCCGCTACGCCCTGGCCGGGCATTCCGAGCGCCGCCACATCCTCGGCGAGGACGACGCCGTGGTGGGGCGCAAGGTGGCTTTCGGGCTTGCCGCCGGGCTTTCCATGATCCTGTGCGTGGGCGAGAAGATCGAGGAGCGCCAAGCCGGGGAGGTGGAGGCGGTGGTCTCCCGCCAGTTGGAGGCCGGGCTGGCCGGGGTGCCGACGGATGTGTCCGCGGAAACGCTGGCCATCGCCTACGAGCCGGTGTGGGCCATCGGCACGGGGCTGACGGCCGGGCCGGCCGAAGTGGCCGAGGCCCACGCCGTGGTGCGGGCGCGGCTTGTCGCGCGTTTTGGCCCGGAAAACGGGGCGAAAATCCGCATCCTGTATGGCGGCAGCGTCAAACCGGGCAACGCCGGGGAGATATTGGGGATTGACAATGTGGACGGTGTGCTGGTAGGTGGCGCGAGCCTTGAGGCTGAGAGCTTCGCGGCCATTGTGACGGCTTGA
- the secG gene encoding preprotein translocase subunit SecG: MTTLIITVHVLACVAVIILVLLQSGKEGMGVIFGGGSQSVFGSTGAGGLLVKLTALFGAIFLITSLVYNVYSGSHRRTAKSVMIDASGTPIAPPAGVAPEAGKEAEPKKGVTFEDIPPLAPKAPGEAPKQ; the protein is encoded by the coding sequence TTGACAACGCTCATAATTACTGTACATGTACTCGCCTGCGTCGCCGTGATCATCCTGGTTTTGCTCCAGTCGGGCAAAGAAGGGATGGGGGTTATCTTCGGCGGCGGCAGCCAGTCGGTGTTCGGCAGCACGGGTGCCGGCGGGCTGCTGGTCAAGCTGACGGCGCTTTTCGGGGCGATCTTTCTTATTACGTCGCTCGTGTATAATGTGTACTCGGGATCGCACAGGCGCACGGCCAAGTCGGTGATGATCGACGCCAGCGGAACGCCCATCGCGCCTCCGGCGGGTGTGGCGCCCGAGGCGGGCAAGGAGGCGGAGCCTAAGAAGGGAGTGACCTTCGAGGACATCCCGCCCCTGGCTCCCAAGGCACCTGGCGAGGCTCCGAAGCAGTAG